A part of Melospiza georgiana isolate bMelGeo1 chromosome 16, bMelGeo1.pri, whole genome shotgun sequence genomic DNA contains:
- the GNA12 gene encoding guanine nucleotide-binding protein subunit alpha-12: MSGVVRTLSRCLLPAEAAGRAGEQPRRDGKERSRDAEREARRRSREIDAMLARERRAVRRLVKILLLGAGESGKSTFLKQMRIIHGREFDQKALLEFRATIYENILKGCRVLVDARDKLGIPWQYTENEKHGMFLMAFENKAGMPIEPATFQLYVPALAALWRDSGIKEAFSRRSEYQLGESVKYFLDNLDRIGQLNYFPSKQDILLARKATKGIVEHDFIIKKIPFKMVDVGGQRSQRQKWFQCFDGITSILFMVSSSEYDQVLMEDRRTNRLVESMNIFETIVNNKLFFNVSIILFLNKMDLLVEKVKTVSIKKYFSDFKGDPHRLEDVQRYLVQCFDRKRRNRSKPLFHHFTTAIDTENIRFVFHAVKDTILQENLKDIMLQ, encoded by the exons atgtCCGGCGTGGTGCGCACCCTGAGCCGCTGCCTGCTGCCGGCCGAGGCCGCGGGCCGCGCCGGGGAGCAGCCGCGGAGGGACGGCAAGGAGCGGAGCCGCGATGCCGAGCGGGAGGCGCGGCGGCGCAGCCGGGAGATCGACGCGATGCTGGCCCGGGAGCGGCGCGCCGTGCGCCGCCTCGTCAAGATCCTGCTGCTGGGCGCCGGCGAGAGCGGCAAGTCCACCTTCCTCAAGCAGATGCGGATCATCCACGGCCGCGAGTTCGACCAGAAGGCGCTGCTGGAGTTCCGGGCCACCATCTACGAGAACATCCTCAAG GGCTGCAGGGTTCTGGTTGATGCACGGGACAAGCTGGGGATCCCCTGGCAGTACACAGAGAATGAGAAGCATGGGATGTTCCTGATGGCCTTTGAGAACAAAGCTGGGATGCCCATCGAGCCTGCCACCTTCCAGCTCTACgtgcctgccctggctgctctctggagGGATTCAGGAATCAAGGAAGCCTTCAGCCGCCGCAGCGAGTACCAGCTG GGGGAATCAGTGAAATACTTCCTGGACAACCTGGATCGGATCGGTCAGCTG AACTATTTTCCCAGCAAACAAGATATTTTGCTAGCCAGAAAAGCCACCAAGGGGATAGTAGAGCATGAtttcatcattaaaaaaattcctttcaagATGGTGGATGTAGGGGGACAGAGATCTCAGCGTCAAAAATGGTTCCAGTGCTTTGATGGAATAACTTCCATTTTGTTCATGGTCTCCTCCAGCGAATACGACCAGGTCCTCATGGAAGACAGGCGCACAAACAGACTCGTGGAGTCCATGAATATCTTTGAGACAATAGTCAACAACAAGCTTTTCTTTAACGTTTCCATTATCCTATTCCTCAACAAGATGGACCTTCTGGTGGAGAAGGTCAAGACTGTCAGCATTAAGAAGTATTTCTCGGACTTCAAGGGCGACCCTCACCGCCTGGAGGACGTGCAGCGTTACCTGGTGCAGTGCTTCGACAGGAAGCGGCGGAACCGCAGCAAGCCCCTGTTCCACCACTTCACCACGGCCATCGACACGGAGAACATCCGCTTCGTGTTCCACGCCGTCAAGGACACCATCCTGCAGGAGAACCTCAAGGACATCATGCTGCAGTGa